A DNA window from Arachis hypogaea cultivar Tifrunner chromosome 18, arahy.Tifrunner.gnm2.J5K5, whole genome shotgun sequence contains the following coding sequences:
- the LOC112771248 gene encoding E3 ubiquitin-protein ligase BIG BROTHER, which translates to MNDGRQMGLHYMDNGFPYAVNDSNFVDFFQGVSHVPVNYAFAGSMPDQECVYWSMNMNQYKFGLSGPGSTSYYGSYEVNDHLPRMEINRAEWEYPSVTITEEPATADSPPIREGVTSMQTIPEECSPNHHESDGSQVIWQDDIDPDNMTYEELLDLGEAVGTQSRGLSQELIDTLPTSKYKFGSLFKRKNYGKRCVICQMTYRRGDQQMKLPCSHVYHCECITKWLGINKKCPVCNIEVFGEESTH; encoded by the exons ATGAATGACGGTAGACAAATGGGGTTGCATTACATGGATAATGGCTTCCCTTATGCTGTTAATGATAGCAACTTTGTGGATTTCTTCCAAGGAGTGTCGCACGTTCCAGTCAATTATGCCTTTGCTGGCTCAATGCCTGATCAG GAATGCGTTTACTGGTCGATGAACATGAATCAATATAAGTTTGGATTATCTGGTCCAGGAAGTACATCCTATTATGGTTCTTATGAGGTAAATGATCATTTGCCTAGAATGGAGATCAACAGGGCAGAGTGGGAATATCCTTCAGTAACAATCACTGAGGAGCCAGCTACAGCAGATTCTCCACCCATAAGAGAGGGAGTCACAAGCATGCAGACCATCCCTGAAGAAT GCAGTCCAAATCATCATGAGTCCGATGGCAGCCAg GTCATATGGCAAGATGACATTGATCCTGACAATATGACATACGAG GAACTACTGGATTTGGGGGAGGCAGTTGGAACTCAAAGCCGAGGTCTCTCGCAAGAACTTATTGATACACTTCCAACCTCCAAGTACAAATTTGGAAGTTTATTCAAACGAAAAAATTATGGTAAAAG GTGTGTCATTTGTCAGATGACATATAGAAGAGGTGACCAGCAAATGAAATTGCCATGCAGCCATGTCTATCATTGTGAATGCATTACCAAATGGCTTGGCATTAACAAG AAATGTCCAGTTTGCAATATTGAAGTGTTTGGTGAGGAATCAACCCATTAG